From the genome of Thermaerobacter marianensis DSM 12885:
GGGCGGTCCTCGAAGAGCAGGACGACGAATGGATCGCATCCCGGAAGTACTTCAGTCCCGAATCGATGGCCAAGGTCCACGCGACCCAGGATGCAAACAACCCATGCCCGTGTTCCCGAATCCCTGGACACGGGTTCCTGACCCCAACCAACCGGGGGCGGCGAATCTCCCACCATTTTACGGGACGTGGTCCGTCCCGAAGGAACGATCCTTCACCCAACGTTTGGAATCGAGTCCTGGTGGTGGGGGTTGTTGTGATTTGTGGCGTAACATTGGGAGAAAACGACGTGCATTCGGGAGGGTTTCGATGAACCAGTCAAACGGGCCGGCACCGGCCGGCGGCACTGCCCGCCCCCGCTACTTCTTCAACGGGCGCATCTTCACCGCTGACCCCCAGCAACCAGAGGCCACCGCCATGGTGGTGGAGGGCGGGCGCATCCGCTGGATCGGCCGCCAGGAGGACGCCAACCCCGGCGCCGGTGTCGAAAGGCTCGACCTGGCGGGGCACCGGGTGATCCCGGGACTGATCGACGCCCACATGCACCCGCTGTTCCTGGCGGAGACGGCGCAGCAGATCCCCTGCCTCCCTCCTGCCGCCCGCTCCATCGGCGACATCGTGGCGGCCGTACGCCGGCGCCGGGAGGAACTGGGCCGGGCCGGTGCGACGGGCCCCGGGCCGGCCGGGTTCCGCACAGGAGGACCCCGTGCCGCGGGAGGAGGTATGGGTGCCACAGGGCGCGGGACCGATCCGGCGGCAGAACCCTCAAGGAAGCCCCGGGCCGCCAGCGGCACGCACGGCCTGCCCTGGATTCTCGGTTGGGGCTACGACGAGGGCAAGCTGGCCGAGGGCCGCGCCCCCACCCGCTGGGACTTGGACCGGGGTGCCGCCGACGTGCCCGTCGTGATCACCCGCATCTGCTACCATGTGGTCGCCGTCAACAGCAAGGCCCTGGAGCTGGCGGGCATCACCCGCGACACGCCCGATCCGCCAGGGGGCCGGATCGACCGGGACGAGCGGGGCGAACCGACGGGTGTCCTGCGGGAAGCGGCCCGGTACCTGGTACTCGACCTCATTCCCATGCCGTCGCCGGAGGCCCAGGCGGAAATGCTGGCGAAGCTCAGTCCCCTCCTGCTGGCCCGGGGCATCACCGCCATCACCGACATGATGGCCCGGCGCCGCCCGGTGGACGACCTCACCCTCTATCGGGCGGCCCGGGGCCGCGGCCTGCGCCAGCGGGCGGTGCTCTACTACCTCTGGGAACACCTGCGGGAGGAGCTCCCCGGGGAGGCCGCCGGGACCGGCGGGCGTCCCCTTGCTCTGGAACCCGGCGCCACCGACCTCCGCCAGCCGGTCTTCGTCGGGGGCATCAAGGTCTTCGCCGACGGCAGCATCTCGGGCCGCACCGCCTGGGTCGACCCGCCCTTTGGCGGCGTCGACCCGCCCTTTCGCGGCACCGGCGGGTCCGGCTCCGGCGAGGCCGGCGCGGCCGGTTCCCCAGCCCACCCGGGGCCCGGCGTGCCTGCGGGATCCTTCGCCCCGACCGGGCTGGCCGCGCCGTCCGGCGCCGCCGGTTCGTCCGGGGTCCCGGGCCAGCACGGCCTCGCCCTGACCACGCCCGACGAACTCCGGGCGGCTGCGGCCGTGGCCCGGCGGGCAGGGGTGCAGCTGGCGGTTCACGCCATGGGCAACCGGGCCGTCGACCTGGTGGTGGGCACCCTGGGCGCCCTGCCCGGCTGGCTCCGCGACGGCCCCTCCGTCCGTCTCGAGCACGCCACCCTGGCCTCCCGCGACGCCATGGCCCGCGCCGCTCGAGCCGGAATCGCCTTCGTCCCCCAACCCATCTTCCTGTTCGCCGAGATCGAAAGTTACCTCAACAACCTGGGGGTCGAACGGGCGCGCCGCGCCTACGCCCTGCGCTCCATGCTGGAGGCGGGCGTGACCGTGGCGCTCTCGTCCGACGCGCCCGCCACCTCCTGGGCGGACCCGGCCAGTCCGTTCGTCAACATGAAGGCGGCCGCCACCCGGGTCGCTTCCAGCGGCACCCCGGTGGGGCTGAATGAAGCGATTCCCGTCGCGGTGGCGCTGGCCCTCTACACCCGCGAGGCCGCTCGCGTCACCCGCATCCCCGGGGTGGGTCAGCTCAAGCCCGGCTACGCGGCGGATTTCGTCGTGCTGGACCGGGACCTCTTGTCGGTCGAACCGGCGGACCTGGACGCAGTCCGGGTGGTGGCGACGTACATGGGCGGGGAGCGGGTGTACCCGGCGTAGGCTGGGAGCGGAAGGCAGGGTCGCCAGGCGGGAGCCGCTGGCTGGGAGCAGAAGGCGGGGATCAGCAAGCCGGGAGTGGCTGGCTGGGAGCGGAAGGCGGGGATCGGCAGGCCGGGAGCCGCACGTTGGGAGCGGAAGGCGGGGAGCGCAAGGATGGGAGCGGCCGGCCCGGAACCGAAGGCTCACCGCAAGGCAGGGCCCCCCAAGGTCGAGAACGGAGCGCCGGGAACGCAAGTCCCAGGACGCCCCCGGCCGAGGACGGCCGGTTCGAACGGGCTGCCGGGAACGGGCGCCCCCGTCCCCCGTCTTTTCTATGAGGGAGTCCGGCGACTTGCAAAGGACTCCGGCGACTTTCCAGCGAATGGGAGACATGGATCGGCGCCTGATCGGCCACGGGCGGGATGGGGGGCGGTGAACCTGTTGGAAGGACAGCATCCGGGTCACGGCCGCACGGACAACGGTCGTAGGGGTCGGGGGCGCAGCCTTGCCCGTCTGCGCCCGCCCGAGGCCGACCGCCTACCGGGGTATCCACCAGCTCGCCGTCGACGCTTGCGCGGCGTCCGTCGGGCGGCGTTCCTCCTGGCCGCGGGGCTCATTCTGAGCCTCGGGTTCACCCTGGTCCCGGGGCTACCCGTACCGCAGCTGAACCCGCACGGCGACCGCGCCATGTCGCGGGAGCAAGGGGCTGTACCAGGGACCCCGGGCGCTGAAGCAGCCCCACCCGGCGTCCTAGGGGCTAGAGGGACCCCACACGGCGCGCGGCTGGAAGTGCCTGCACCCAACCCCCCAACGGCTGCAGCGATTCGACCCGGCGTACAGCACCTGGAGCCGGCAGCACCCAGCACCCCAACGGCTGCAGCGACCCGACTCGCCTCGCAGCGGGTGGAAGCGGCTGCACCGCCCGCGCAAGGCACCGCCGGTCCTCGCCTGGAGGTGGTGGCAGGCTACGGGCGCCAGCCGGCGGGCGGTCCCTGGGTGCCGGCGCAGGCGACCATCACCCATCCGGGTCCCGGCACGTTCCGCGGCACCTTGGAGATCGCGGGGGTCGCGCCCGTCAGGCCCGGCTTCACCGGGTCGCCCGCGGTGACGCCGCCGGGGCAGCCCGGTTCCTCCATGACGGACCTGGCCCGCTGGCGGTACCCGGTGGAAGTGCCTGCCGGCGCCCGCCGCACGCTGGTGTTGCCCGTCCCGGTGGCCAGCCGGCAAGGCCAGCCCATCAGCCTGGAGGCTCGCCTGCTGGATGAAGACGGCCGCATCGTGGCCTGGTCCCGCATCCCCATCGGCACCGGCAGGCCCACCGACGTCCTGGTGGGGGTGCTGGCCACCCGGGACATTCCTTACCTGGCCGCCGTTCCCGCACCCCGTGGGGAGCTCGTGACCCCCGAGCGCATCGATCCGCACCTGGCCCCCCGCACCGCCGCGGGCTGGGCCAACTTCGACCTGGTGGTGGTCGACGGGGCCGCGGCCCTCCGACAGCTGGACGGAGACCAGCGCGATGCGCTGCGGCGGTGGGTGAAACTGGGCGGAACCCTCCTGCTCGGAACGGGCCCGGACGCCGGCCACCTGGCGGCGGCCCTGGGACCGGATCTGTTCCCCTGGGAAGTGGCGGGCAGTGTGCCCGTCCGGCGGTTCGACGGTGCGCTGGCCTGGGCTCGGCTGGTGGCGCCCGACGTCCCACCCGTAGGGACCGGCGGCAACGCGCCCGATGGCGGCCCGTCACCGGGTGGCCGTCCCGCGCCGGACGGCGGCAACTCGCCGGGTGGGGGTAACGCGGCAGGTGACGGCGGTTCATCGACAGCACCTGCCACCATCGCCGCCGTTCTCCGGCCCTTGCCCATGGACGCCGCGGCCTCCGGGGACGGGGGATCCCAGGGTCAGGATGGGGTCTCCAGTCCCGCCGCGGGCCGGCTGACCCTGGCTCCAGGCCCGAACGGGGCCATCCCCGTGGGGTACATCGCCCATGTGGGTCTGGGCCGCGTCTATGCCTGGTCGACCCGGCTGGATGCCGAGCCGTGGCTGAGCTGGGCGGGCACCCCGGCCGCCCTGGCCGGGTGGCTGGGCACCGATCTGGTCGCCGGCGTGACCCGCCGGGCCGATGCCGTGGTGATGCACCTCGGCAGCGGCTTCCGGGCCCCGAGCGGGCCGAACTGGTCCGGCCCCGTCGTCATGTCGACGCCCCTTGATTCCGGTGGGCCCCGGTCGCTCTTCCAGCCGCTGCTGACGGGACTCTACACGCCCAACTCCTACTGGCCCGGTCTGGATGCGCTGCAGAATGCGGCGCGCGACCTGCCGGGGTTACAGTTCCCGTCGCCCGGGATGCTGATGGCGGGCACCGCCGCCTACCTCCTGCTCATCGGCCCTGTGACCTTCGGGTGGCTGGGGCGGCGCAAGCGGCGGCCCTGGGCGTGGGTGGTGGTGCCCGTCCTGGCCGTCCTGGTCATCGCCGGCTCCTATGCCAGCGGTGCCCTGGCGGCCCGGGGCACGCCCCGGGCGGCCGCCGGGTTCCTCCTGCTGGATGAAGCCGGCCGCCAGGGGGTCTGGTCGGGGCTGGTGGCCGCTTACCGGCCGGGCCGGCCGGCGTCGGTCACCCTGCGGGCAGGAAGCCAGGTCTCGCCCATGATGCGCCCCGACACCTGGGCCGGCCCGTTCCAGCGGCCGGTGGAGGATCCCATCATGGTGGCCGAGCCGTCGGCCCGGGGGCTGGAGGTGACCTGGCCGGCGGCGGGGGCGGGCCACGTGATTCCCGTGGCCGTCCAGCTGGACCTGGCCGTGGCGGGGTCTGGGGCTGAGGGCCTGACCGCCCGCTGGGCACCCGAAGGCCCGGACCGCTGGCGCGTCCGGGTCACCAACGGCCTGGACGTACCCCTCACCGGCGTGACCCTGTTCCTGGGCGGCAATCGCCTTCACCAGTTCGGCGACCTGGCGCCCGGCGAGCAAGGGGAAGCGGTGGTTCGGGTGGCCCACCAGGCGGCCCTGGGCCCCTCCTTCACGGGATTCGGGATCTTCGGAACCGGCGCCGGCGGGGGAGGCCCCGCCGCAGGCTACCCCGGGACCGTGGGGGGTGACGACGGCGCCTGGGAAGCGCGCCAGCGCGCCCGCCTGCAGGGTTCGATGTCCTACCTGCTCCAGGGCGTCTCGGGAGGCCCCTTCCTCGTCGCCGAGATCAAGGGATCGCCCGTCCTGGTGGATGCGGCCGGCGGCGGCCCGGACGGGCCGGTGGTGCCCCCGTCCCGGTGGGATCCCCACGGATACACGCTGGTGCTGGCGCCGGTGCAAGCCCCGGGGCTGGATCAGGGAGCGGCCGCCGGGGTGCCGCCGGCCGGGTTCGTCCCCGCCACGGCGAGCAATGCCCTGTGGCCCGCGGCCGCCGGGATGATCCGGGCCAGCGCGGTCGACATGCCGGGACCGGACGTCATGGTTCTCCGCGACGCCCAGGTGGTCGTGGAGTGGCGGCCGCCGGAAGCCGTGGTGCCCGGTGCCCGGCGGCTGGTGGTCCGCCTCGATGCGCGGCAGCCCGCCCCCAGCCCCCCGGCCCTGGGCGCCGCCATCGAGCTCTACGACTTCGCCTCCGGCCGCTGGGTTCCCGTGAAGGATCCGGGCGCGTGGACGGTGGCCGGCGCGGCACCGGACTGGGTGGCGGCCGGCGTGTCCGTCCAGCCGCAGCGCCTGCAGGTGGAGGGTGAGGCCCTGCGGCGGTTCCTCCCGCCGGGCGGGCGGCTGCTGGTGCGGTTCCGGTCGCCCGGGGACGGCGAGATGACCTTGACCCTGCCGCAGTTCGTCCTGGAGGTGAGCCCGTGAGCACCGCGACCCCCGCCGCCGGAGCCCCCGGCGAACCCGCCATCGTCACCCGGAACCTGCAGCGCACCTTCGGGCGGGTGCGGGCCCTGGCCGGCATCGACATGGTGGTGCCGCGGGGCGCCGTCTACGGGTTCATCGGGCCCAACGGCGCCGGCAAGACCACCTGCCTGCGCATCCTGGCCGGGTTGCTGGAACCCTCCGGCGGCGAGGCCCGGGTCTGCGGGCTCGACGTCACCCGCCAGCGGGACGGCCTGCCCGGCGTCATCGGCTACATGCCGGACTTCTTCGGTGTGTACGACGACCTGACCGTCACCGAGTACCTGGACTTCTACGCCGCCTGTTACGGGCTGCGGGGACCCGCCGCCCGGCGCCGGCGGGATGCCCTGCTGGAGCTGGTCGACCTGGCGGACAAGGCGGGCGAGATGGTCAACCACCTGTCCCGGGGGATGAAGCAGCGCCTCGGCCTGGCCCGGGCGCTGATCCACGACCCCCAGGTCCTCCTCCTGGACGAACCGGCCAGCGGCCTCGACCCCGCGGCCCGCATCGAGTTCCGCGAGCTGATCCGGGAACTGGCGGCCATGGGGAAGACCCTGGTGGTCAGCTCCCACATCCTCAGCGAGCTGGCGGACTTCTGCACCCACGTGGGGATCCTCCACCGCGGCCGGCTGCTGGTGTCCGGCACCATGGCGGAGGTGCTGGCGGCGGTCCGCCGCCGCTCGGCCCGGGTGCACCTGGTGGTTCCGCCGCGGGATGAACCCGGCGCCGTGGCGGCCCGGGCGCGGCAGGCGCTGGCGACCCTGCCCGCGGTGACCCACGTGGAGATCGGCGCAGCGGCCACCGGAGCGGAGCGGGGTGATGCCGGCGGCCCGCCGGGAGGGGGCGAGGCGGGTGCCGCGTCGGGTCCGGGAGCCGCCGGGGCGGAGCCGGGAGTGGGCGACGCGGGTTGGGGTCGCGCGGCCGGTGAAGCGGATGCGGGCGGCGGGCCGAAGGCGGCCGGAGCCGGCTTCGGTCCGGGGGTGCTCGAACTGATCGTCGACTTCGCCGGCGGTCCCGTGACGCTGGCCCACATCAACGCGCGGCTGGTGCAGGCGGGCCTGCTGGTCAGCCACGTGGCGGAAGTGGGCGGCAGCCTGGAGGAGGCGTTCCTTTACGCGGTGGAGAGCCTGGCGGGCGAGGACGCCTCGCCCGCGGCGCAGGTGGCGGCGGGGAAAGGAGGTGGCCGTGGTGGCCGGTGACGTGGGAGGCCCCAAGCCCGGGCACGAACTGGAGGCCGAGCCCCGGGTCCAGCCCGCCGCAGCCGGCGTGACCGGCGTCGGCGGGACCGGCGAGGGAGCCGCCCCCGCGGGGGTCGAGCCCGCGCCGGCCGGCCCGGGACCGGGGCTGGCCCGCGGCCTTGGCCGGCGCCAGGCCGCCCTGCTGGCGCCCACGCTCCTCAACCCCATCATCGAGCTGGAATTCCGGGCTCGCATGCGCCGGAACCGCACCATGCTCCTGCTCATGGCCTACACGGCGGCGGTCGCTGCCGTGTTCCTCCTGGCCGTGGTGTTCACGGGCGCGGCGGGGACCCGCATCCTCGGACCCGGCCCCTACGAGATCAGCTGGGGGCTCTTCCAGGCGGTGATGCTGGCGGAACTGGTGCTGATCGGCGCCGTGGCCGGCGCCTCGGGCGCGGGCGCCATCAGCAGCGAGCGGGAGCGGCAGACGTGGGAGATCCTGCGGACGACCCGGATGCCCGCCTGGCGCATCGTGACGGGCAAGCTGGTCGCCGCCGTCGCCCTGGCCCTGTGGCTGGTGGTGGCCTCCTTCCCCGTCTTCCTGCCCCTCTTCCGGTTCAACGCGGTGCAGCCGGACATGCTGGCCCGGTTGCTGCTGCTCTTCACCGCCAGCGGCCTGACCTGGGCGGCCCTCGGCCTGTTCTTCTCCGCCCTGTTCCGGCGGACCATCGTGGCCGTCATCGCCACGTACGGGGTGGCCATGGGCTGGGTGATCCTGACCTTGATCGCCCGGCCGCTACAGGATGCCCTCACCCCCCCGCCGCCCATGGGTCCCATGCCCCCGCGTCCCGTGGGTCCGCTGGCCATCGAGCTGGCCAGCCCCGTGCTGGCCTTGCTGTATGCCCTGCGGTCCCCCTTGCTGGAGGAGTGGAACTGGCTGGCCGGCGGGGTGGTGTCCGTGCTGCTCCGCGCAGGCATGCCGGCAGGAACGCGCATCACCACCGCCGCCCGGGTGGCCGCCTATCTGGGTGAATACGGCTACTATTGGATGTACGTCATCATCGCCCTGGGGGCGGCCGCGGTGCTGGCGGCGGCCGCCACGGCCCTCATCCAGCGGCGGGAGGCGGGATAGACGCTTGCCGGCGGATGGGGCCGGCCAGCGCCACAGGCATGGACGGTGCCGCCGGCGGTCGCCGCCGACGCGGAGGGCCGCCCACACCGGGGGGCCGGCGCAGCACGCAGGGACGGTGCGGCCGGCGGGTTCCAGCCGAAGCCGGCCGCGGGCAGCGGTTCCATTGGAGGGACGCCGGAATGCCCATGCACCGGCGCGGGTCGAACCGGCCCGGGACGGGCCGGTCCCGAACGCACCCGCCCAGGACCAACGCGGGCGCCACGCACCCGGACGGGATGGAGGCGGAGCACCCCGGGGCGCCAAGGCGGGGACCCCAGCAGCCCGGCGGCGACGGGGGTGCCTCGGGCACGAGCCCGCCCGTCACGAAGGAAGGCGTGCCCACCGTGGAGGACGTCTTCCGTGCCCTCAAGCCCTGGCGGGCGCGGCTGCTCGGGCAGCATCTCTTGACCTGCGGGCTCGTGGGCCTCGCGCTGGCGGCGTGCCTGGCCCTGCCCCCGCTGCTGGCCGACCGGTGGCTGGTCGACCCCGGGGGGCGGGGGACCGCCCTCGTTCTCGCGGCCGCGGCCGTCGTGCTGGCGGCCGTGCAAGGCTGGCGGTCGGCGCCAAACTGGGCGGATGCCGCCCGGGCAGCGGATGCGGCCGCGGGCCTGAAGGAACAGGCCGTCACCGCCTTGCAGCCGGAGCCGGGTGCCCGCCGTGCCTTCGTCACCCTGCAGCGCCGGCGCGCCCTGGAAGCCCTGGCGGCCGCCGACCCCCGCGCCTGGCCCCTGGCGCCCCGGCGGTGGCGGCCGTGGGCGGCGGTGCTGCTGGCCGCGTTGCTGGTGGACGTGACCCTGTGGCTGGCACCCCACCCGCTGGCCCCCGTCCGGGCACAGCGGGCGCGCTGGCGGGCCGAGCTGGCCCTGATCCAGGATCAGGTCCGTCAGATGCAGCAGGTCGTGCACTCGGTTCGCACCGGGGCACCGGAAGAACCCCGGCCGGGCAGCTCCCGGGTGGACGATCCGCAGGCCGGTGCAGGACCGCCGCGGCCCGGTGCGCGGGAGCCCACCCCCCGCCCCGGTACGGAACCCTCCCGGGAGCCGGCGCAGCCGGGTTCGTCCGGTGCAGGGCGCTCCCCGGCCACCGGTGCAGGGCCGGATTCGGGGACGCCTGCTACCGCCACCGCACGTGACGCCGCCGGAGCGCCGGCAGGCGGCGGGGCCCCGGCAGGCGCCGGGCCGCGGGGCGGGGATTCCACGCCGGCGCCGGTCGCAGACGCGGTGGCTGCCCTGGACCAGGCGCTGGCCAACCTGGCCCGGCGGCTCGAGGAGGCGCAAGCCGATCCCACCGCCGCCACCCTGGCCCGCGTGGCGGAGGCGGCCCAGCGGGTACAGGATGCCGCCCGGGCCGGCGCGGGCACCTCCCAGACCGTTGTGTCGCCCGAGCTGGCCGCTCACCTGGCCCGCCTGGCGGCGCAACTGGAGCAGCTGGCCCGGGAAGCGTCCAGTTCCGAGCTGGCCCGGCGGGCAGGTGCCGGTGTGGGCGGCAGCCCTGGTTCCGTCCCGGGTGGTGGCTCGCGGAGCGGCCGCGGGGATGGCGGAGCGCCCGGCGCGGCCTCCGAAGGTTCGTCGCCGGGCGGTGCTTCCGGTGCCGGAGCGGGGGCGCTAGCCGGGGCCGGATGGGGCACCGGGGCGGGAACCGGTGCGGGCACCGGTTCCGGAGGTGGCGGCCGGGGCTCCGGGGGTCGCGGGTCAGGTGCCGGCGGCCTGGGTACCGGCTCGGGTGGCAGCAGCTGGGGCACCGGCACCGCGGGCAGTGCCCTGGCGGGCGGGCTGGATGCCCGCCTCGCGGGCGGCCAACCGCAGTGGCTGCCCGGGGCCCGCACCCCCGGATCCCTGACCTTGCCCGGCTGGGGCTCGGAATCCATCGCCGTCCGGCCGGGCCAGGTCTCGCCCGCCCGGCAACTGCAGGGGCAGTGGGCGGCCCAAGCGGCCCTAGATCTTGGCAGCGGCGACCTGGGCACCTTGCCCCCGCAGCTGCGCTGGCTCGTCCAGGCGTACTTCGGCGGCCAAGGGGCGCCGCCGGCTTCAGCAAACCCGTGATGGCCCCTGAGGACCGGTCCCTGAGGCCGCTCGCCGGTCGCCGCCCGGGCCGGACGAGCCGGCGCGGCGCCCCATCACCGTAGGGACAGAAAGGTCGAGCTGGCCAGCGCGGTGCCGGTGGAACCCATGCGGTGCCAAGGTGGGGAGCGAAGGTGGAATTCCGCATGCAAGCGATGCGCCCCTCCCCGGAGGGAGGCCCGCCCATGACCCCGGGTCCCGTGGCGCGGGAAGCCGAAGACCTGGCCCAGCGGCTCGAGCGCCTGGCGGACCAGCTGGCCCGGGTCCGCGACGAGTTGCAGCGGGTCATCCTGGGTCAGGACGACGTGGTCCGGCAAGTCCTCTGGGCCTTGCTGGCGGGTGGCCACGTGCTGCTGGAGGGCGTGCCCGGACTGGGCAAGACGGCCCTGGTACGGGCCCTCGGCCAGGTGCTGGGCCTCCAGTTCTCCCGGATTCAGTTCACCCCCGACCTGATGCCGGCGGACCTGCTGGGCACCCACATCCTCGAGGAACGCCCCGACGGCCGCCGCGGCTGGCGCTGGGAGCCCGGTCCCATCTGGGCGCACCTGGTGCTGGCCGACGAAATCAACCGGGCGACGCCCAAAACCCAGAGCGCCTTGCTGGAAGCCATGGCGGAAGGGCAGGTGACGGCGGGCGGCACCACCCGGCCGCTGCCCCGGCCGTTCCTGGTCCTGGCCACCCAGAACCCCCTGGAGATGGAGGGGACGTTCCCCCTGCCCGAGGCCCAGCTGGACCGCTTCCTGTTCAAGGTGCTGGTCCCCTACCCGTCGGAAGACACGCTGGCCCGCATCGGCCGGCTCACCACCGGGGCCCGGCCGGCTGCCCCGGCGACCGTGGCCGGCGGAGAAGCGACGGTCCGCGAGTGGATGGACCTGGCCCGCGGCGTCCTGGTGGCCGACGAGGTCCTCCACCGGGCGGCGCGTCTGGTGGCCATGACCCATCCCGACCACCCCCAGGCGCCGGAGGCGGTGCGCCGGTTCGTCCGGTACGGGGCCAGCCCGCGGGGCCTGCAAGCCCTGCTGCTGGGGGCCAAGGCGCGGGCGTTGATGGAAGGCCGGCTCAACGTGGCCTACGACGACCTGGCGGCCGTGCTGCGGCCCGCCCTGCGCCACCGGCTGATCCTCAACTTCGAGGCCGAGGCGGCGGGGATTGGCGTGGATGACATCCTGGCCGAGCTGGCGGAGGCCGCGGGCCTGGCCGGGGTGCAGGGACAGGCCCCGCCTGGCGGCCGGGGCCACGCCCCGCCAGCCGCCCCGCCGGACGGCGTGCCCGGTGTCCCGCCCGGTGCCCCGCCCGATGCCCCGCCAGCCGCCCCGCAACCCGCGGCGCCCGGCTTCGGGCGGGTTCCTCCGGACGAACCCGCCCGGAGCCGGCGCGGGGAGTGAGGCGCCGTGGCGGCGGGCCTGGAGGCGTGGCTGGACGGGCAAGTTCGCCCCCTGCTGGAGCGGTTGCAGCTGCTGGGCCGGGCGGCGGCGCCGGACGCCTGGACGGGCCGTTACCGCACCCGCCAGAAGGGGCGCTCGCTGGAGTACGCCGGGTTCCGCGAGTACGTCCCGGGCGACGACCCGCGGACCCTGGACTGGCAAGCCCTGGCCCGGCTGGACCGGCCCTTCGTCCGCGAGTACACGGCGGAACGGGAACGGGTGGTCACGGTGCTGATCGACGGATCCGCCTCCATGGCCGCGGCGGGCAAGGTGGCGACGGCCTTGCAGCTGGCCGCCGCCCTGGGGTACTGCGCCCTGTACCACGGCGACCGCTGGCAACTGGTCCTGCTGCAGGGGCCGGCCGCGAGGCTGCTGGGGGTAGGCCGGGGACGCGGCGCCCGGCACCGGCTGGCGGTGGCCCTGGCCGCGGCGGAGGCGCAATTTCGGACGGTGGGCACGCCGGCGGCGGCCGGGACGGCCCTGGCCCGCGGTGGGGCTGCGGCCCCCGACGCGGCCACGGCGACGGGAGGCATCACCGGGAGCCGGCCGCCCGCCGTGCCTCAGGCCCCCCGGTGGGGCCATGAGGCGGAGGGCCTGCCGGGTTCCGCGGACGGGACCCGGGGTTGGGAGCGGGCCGTCACCGCCTTGCTGCCTGCCTTGAAACAGTGGCGCCGCGGCGCCGTCCCGTCGATCCGGCCCGGAGGCGGCGTGGCCATCCTGATCAGCGACCTGCTGGACCCGGCCAGCCTGGGCGGCGGGCGGCGCGGTGAAGCCAAGGGGCGTCGTGGAACACGGGAGCCCGGTGCGGCAGGAAGGCGCGTTGGCCCCTCCGACCCCGGTGCAGCAACGGGGCACCGTGCAGCACTGAAGGCCGGTGAAGCAGGGGATGGCGCGGCCTACGTTCTTCAAGTGGTCTCTCTGCTGGCGGCCGCCGGGCAGGGCGTGCTCCTGCACCTGCTGGCGCCTCCCGAGCTGGGGCTCGAGGCGGCCGGGTTCTTCCCGCCTCCTGGCGAGTGGACGCTGGTCGACGCGGAGACGGGGGCGGCCCTGGACGTCACCGTTGACGGCCGGCTGCTGGAAGCGTACCGGCGGGCCCTGGCGGGGTGGCTGGAAGGGTGGCGGCGGGCGTGCCACGCCCACCGGGTGCTGCACGTGCCCGTGCCGGCCCCCTGGCCGCTGCGGGGGGCGGTCATGGATTACCTGGTGCCCGCGGGCGTGCTCGGTTGACGGGTTGTCGGCTGACGGGTTGCCCGGCCGGGCGAGGCGGTGAAAGGGTTGCCGGGCGGGATGAGCGGCGGGCCAAGCGGGTTTTTCCAAACGTCCGGGTGGGGATGGGCAGGGCCCCTGGCGGCGCTGGCCGGAGCGGGGGTCATCCTGCTGCTTTACCTGCTCCGTCGCCAGCCGCAGCGGCTGGTGGTGCCGTCCACCCTGCTCTGGCAGCACATCCTGCGGGATGCCGTCGCCCGGCGACCGTGGCAGCGCCTCCGCTCCCGGCTGTCCCTGTGGCTTGAACTGCTGGTGGCGCTGGCCCTGGCCCTGGCGCTGGCGCGCCCCATGCTGCCCGGGGGTGAACCCATCCTGGCAGGTGCCGTGTGGGTGCTCGACGCCACGGCCAGCATGGGAGCCGGGGACCGGTGGCAGGAAGCGCTGGCCGTCATCCGGGAGGACCTGGAGCAGGCGGGTCCGGGCTTCCGCGGCGCCCTGCTGCGGGCGGGCCCTCAACCGCAGTGGATCGCCGGGCCCGGGGCAACCGCCGCCGAGATCGTCCGGGCGCTGGACCGGCTGGCTGGAGGGTCGGGCGCGAGCCTGGTTGCGCCCCCCGGGCCCGGGGAAGGGACGTCCCCGGGGTCATCCCGCTGGTTGCCCCCCGGCCCTTCGGGTGGCACCACGGACTGGCCTGCGGTGCTGGCGCTGGCCTACGGGGCGGCCGGCGCCCTGCCGCCCGGCAGCCCGGTCCGGGTGGTGAC
Proteins encoded in this window:
- a CDS encoding DUF58 domain-containing protein — translated: MAAGLEAWLDGQVRPLLERLQLLGRAAAPDAWTGRYRTRQKGRSLEYAGFREYVPGDDPRTLDWQALARLDRPFVREYTAERERVVTVLIDGSASMAAAGKVATALQLAAALGYCALYHGDRWQLVLLQGPAARLLGVGRGRGARHRLAVALAAAEAQFRTVGTPAAAGTALARGGAAAPDAATATGGITGSRPPAVPQAPRWGHEAEGLPGSADGTRGWERAVTALLPALKQWRRGAVPSIRPGGGVAILISDLLDPASLGGGRRGEAKGRRGTREPGAAGRRVGPSDPGAATGHRAALKAGEAGDGAAYVLQVVSLLAAAGQGVLLHLLAPPELGLEAAGFFPPPGEWTLVDAETGAALDVTVDGRLLEAYRRALAGWLEGWRRACHAHRVLHVPVPAPWPLRGAVMDYLVPAGVLG